A window of the Henckelia pumila isolate YLH828 chromosome 3, ASM3356847v2, whole genome shotgun sequence genome harbors these coding sequences:
- the LOC140891758 gene encoding receptor-like protein 51 isoform X2 has translation MSLYPPLLSIFLLLSSTVSATAATAADSPLSSPPSAPSPSTSPAPKLPTPSPASTSPLDPRQVTALDSLNIPTPKDPCAPQPHLSFAATCDSSSPFRNLLSLSLFNCSGDVALSSDALKSLSTLTSLSFLNCPIPVVRLPTELALNLRSFSCINSLKKLTGVWLSRLENVTELTVAKSSVTASGPSIILNNMRFLHSVTLSHANLSGFLPKHWHPNLTFVDLSGNSLKGEIPLSLTRLENLVHLNLSSNSLADTIPSTIGDLSALQNLSLGSNSLSGPIPESLSELSGLTHLDLGSNQLNGTIPNFIRDMTSLKYLNLERNNFHGVLPFNATFIQKLEVLKVGENSNLCYNHSTLGSKMKLGIAPCDKHGLPVSPPPAKDSQSDSSSDNSDEEDYGDSGDKKHHHGPILFPTFPVALSLT, from the exons ATGTCACTATATCCTCCACTCCTCTCCATATTCCTCCTCCTCTCCTCCACCGTCTCCGCCACCGCCGCGACGGCGGCCGACTCCCCTCTCTCGTCCCCGCCGTCTGCTCCATCTCCGTCCACCTCTCCGGCCCCAAAACTGCCCACCCCCTCCCCCGCCTCCACTTCTCCCCTTGACCCGAGACAAGTAACAGCACTCGATTCCCTCAACATCCCGACGCCCAAGGACCCCTGCGCGCCGCAGCCTCACCTCTCCTTCGCCGCCACCTGTGACTCCTCCTCCCCTTTCCGCAACCTCCTCTCTCTGTCACTCTTCAACTGCTCGGGCGACGTCGCATTATCCTCCGATGCCCTCAAGTCGCTGTCCACGCTCACTTCGCTCAGCTTCCTCAACTGCCCCATTCCGGTGGTTCGTCTCCCCACTGAGCTGGCCTTGAATCTTCGGTCATTCTCTTGCATCAACAGCCTCAAGAAGCTCACAGGGGTCTGGCTCAGCAGGCTGGAGAATGTTACCGAGTTAACTGTTGCAAAATCTAGTGTTACCGCCAGCGGCCCTTCTATTATACTCAACAACATGAGATTCTTGCATTCTGTTACTCTATCACATGCAAATCTCTCCGGTTTTCTCCCTAAACACTGGCATCCGAACCTTACTTTTGTCGATTTGTCCGGAAATAGTCTGAAAGGAGAGATACCACTTTCCTTAACTCGCCTCGAGAATCTTGTGCACCTGAATCTTTCATCTAATTCTCTTGCTGACACGATACCCAGCACAATTGGGGACTTGAGCGCCTTGCAGAACCTTTCTTTGGGATCaaactcgttatccggtcccATCCCGGaatcgttgtctgaattgtcaggGCTGACTCACCTTGATCTGGGTTCTAATCAGCTCAATGGGACGATCCCGAATTTCATTCGAGATATGACGAGTTTGAAGTACTTGAATCTTGAAAGGAATAACTTTCATGGGGTATTGCCTTTCAATGCAACATTCATTCAGAAATTGGAGGTGCTCAAGGTTGGTGAAAATTCCAATCTTTGCTACAACCACTCAACATTGGGATCAAAGATGAAGCTTGGTATTGCTCCTTGTGACAAACACGGGCTACCTGTGTCTCCACCGCCGGCTAAGGATTCGCAGTCTGATAGTTCAAGCGATAATTCTGATGAAGAAGATTATGGTGATTCAGGGGACAAGAAGCATCACCATGGGCCTA TCCTGTTTCCCACTTTTCCTGTAGCGTTATCACTGACATGA
- the LOC140891758 gene encoding receptor-like protein 51 isoform X3 translates to MSLYPPLLSIFLLLSSTVSATAATAADSPLSSPPSAPSPSTSPAPKLPTPSPASTSPLDPRQVTALDSLNIPTPKDPCAPQPHLSFAATCDSSSPFRNLLSLSLFNCSGDVALSSDALKSLSTLTSLSFLNCPIPVVRLPTELALNLRSFSCINSLKKLTGVWLSRLENVTELTVAKSSVTASGPSIILNNMRFLHSVTLSHANLSGFLPKHWHPNLTFVDLSGNSLKGEIPLSLTRLENLVHLNLSSNSLADTIPSTIGDLSALQNLSLGSNSLSGPIPESLSELSGLTHLDLGSNQLNGTIPNFIRDMTSLKYLNLERNNFHGVLPFNATFIQKLEVLKVGENSNLCYNHSTLGSKMKLGIAPCDKHGLPVSPPPAKDSQSDSSSDNSDEEDYGDSGDKKHHHGPTLSLT, encoded by the exons ATGTCACTATATCCTCCACTCCTCTCCATATTCCTCCTCCTCTCCTCCACCGTCTCCGCCACCGCCGCGACGGCGGCCGACTCCCCTCTCTCGTCCCCGCCGTCTGCTCCATCTCCGTCCACCTCTCCGGCCCCAAAACTGCCCACCCCCTCCCCCGCCTCCACTTCTCCCCTTGACCCGAGACAAGTAACAGCACTCGATTCCCTCAACATCCCGACGCCCAAGGACCCCTGCGCGCCGCAGCCTCACCTCTCCTTCGCCGCCACCTGTGACTCCTCCTCCCCTTTCCGCAACCTCCTCTCTCTGTCACTCTTCAACTGCTCGGGCGACGTCGCATTATCCTCCGATGCCCTCAAGTCGCTGTCCACGCTCACTTCGCTCAGCTTCCTCAACTGCCCCATTCCGGTGGTTCGTCTCCCCACTGAGCTGGCCTTGAATCTTCGGTCATTCTCTTGCATCAACAGCCTCAAGAAGCTCACAGGGGTCTGGCTCAGCAGGCTGGAGAATGTTACCGAGTTAACTGTTGCAAAATCTAGTGTTACCGCCAGCGGCCCTTCTATTATACTCAACAACATGAGATTCTTGCATTCTGTTACTCTATCACATGCAAATCTCTCCGGTTTTCTCCCTAAACACTGGCATCCGAACCTTACTTTTGTCGATTTGTCCGGAAATAGTCTGAAAGGAGAGATACCACTTTCCTTAACTCGCCTCGAGAATCTTGTGCACCTGAATCTTTCATCTAATTCTCTTGCTGACACGATACCCAGCACAATTGGGGACTTGAGCGCCTTGCAGAACCTTTCTTTGGGATCaaactcgttatccggtcccATCCCGGaatcgttgtctgaattgtcaggGCTGACTCACCTTGATCTGGGTTCTAATCAGCTCAATGGGACGATCCCGAATTTCATTCGAGATATGACGAGTTTGAAGTACTTGAATCTTGAAAGGAATAACTTTCATGGGGTATTGCCTTTCAATGCAACATTCATTCAGAAATTGGAGGTGCTCAAGGTTGGTGAAAATTCCAATCTTTGCTACAACCACTCAACATTGGGATCAAAGATGAAGCTTGGTATTGCTCCTTGTGACAAACACGGGCTACCTGTGTCTCCACCGCCGGCTAAGGATTCGCAGTCTGATAGTTCAAGCGATAATTCTGATGAAGAAGATTATGGTGATTCAGGGGACAAGAAGCATCACCATGGGCCTA CGTTATCACTGACATGA
- the LOC140891758 gene encoding receptor-like protein 51 isoform X1, with protein MSLYPPLLSIFLLLSSTVSATAATAADSPLSSPPSAPSPSTSPAPKLPTPSPASTSPLDPRQVTALDSLNIPTPKDPCAPQPHLSFAATCDSSSPFRNLLSLSLFNCSGDVALSSDALKSLSTLTSLSFLNCPIPVVRLPTELALNLRSFSCINSLKKLTGVWLSRLENVTELTVAKSSVTASGPSIILNNMRFLHSVTLSHANLSGFLPKHWHPNLTFVDLSGNSLKGEIPLSLTRLENLVHLNLSSNSLADTIPSTIGDLSALQNLSLGSNSLSGPIPESLSELSGLTHLDLGSNQLNGTIPNFIRDMTSLKYLNLERNNFHGVLPFNATFIQKLEVLKVGENSNLCYNHSTLGSKMKLGIAPCDKHGLPVSPPPAKDSQSDSSSDNSDEEDYGDSGDKKHHHGPSKIVLGVAIGLSSIVFLIVFLILLSRCCK; from the coding sequence ATGTCACTATATCCTCCACTCCTCTCCATATTCCTCCTCCTCTCCTCCACCGTCTCCGCCACCGCCGCGACGGCGGCCGACTCCCCTCTCTCGTCCCCGCCGTCTGCTCCATCTCCGTCCACCTCTCCGGCCCCAAAACTGCCCACCCCCTCCCCCGCCTCCACTTCTCCCCTTGACCCGAGACAAGTAACAGCACTCGATTCCCTCAACATCCCGACGCCCAAGGACCCCTGCGCGCCGCAGCCTCACCTCTCCTTCGCCGCCACCTGTGACTCCTCCTCCCCTTTCCGCAACCTCCTCTCTCTGTCACTCTTCAACTGCTCGGGCGACGTCGCATTATCCTCCGATGCCCTCAAGTCGCTGTCCACGCTCACTTCGCTCAGCTTCCTCAACTGCCCCATTCCGGTGGTTCGTCTCCCCACTGAGCTGGCCTTGAATCTTCGGTCATTCTCTTGCATCAACAGCCTCAAGAAGCTCACAGGGGTCTGGCTCAGCAGGCTGGAGAATGTTACCGAGTTAACTGTTGCAAAATCTAGTGTTACCGCCAGCGGCCCTTCTATTATACTCAACAACATGAGATTCTTGCATTCTGTTACTCTATCACATGCAAATCTCTCCGGTTTTCTCCCTAAACACTGGCATCCGAACCTTACTTTTGTCGATTTGTCCGGAAATAGTCTGAAAGGAGAGATACCACTTTCCTTAACTCGCCTCGAGAATCTTGTGCACCTGAATCTTTCATCTAATTCTCTTGCTGACACGATACCCAGCACAATTGGGGACTTGAGCGCCTTGCAGAACCTTTCTTTGGGATCaaactcgttatccggtcccATCCCGGaatcgttgtctgaattgtcaggGCTGACTCACCTTGATCTGGGTTCTAATCAGCTCAATGGGACGATCCCGAATTTCATTCGAGATATGACGAGTTTGAAGTACTTGAATCTTGAAAGGAATAACTTTCATGGGGTATTGCCTTTCAATGCAACATTCATTCAGAAATTGGAGGTGCTCAAGGTTGGTGAAAATTCCAATCTTTGCTACAACCACTCAACATTGGGATCAAAGATGAAGCTTGGTATTGCTCCTTGTGACAAACACGGGCTACCTGTGTCTCCACCGCCGGCTAAGGATTCGCAGTCTGATAGTTCAAGCGATAATTCTGATGAAGAAGATTATGGTGATTCAGGGGACAAGAAGCATCACCATGGGCCTAGTAAGATTGTTCTCGGTGTTGCAATTGGGCTTTCTTCCATTGTCTTTCTCATTGTTTTCTTGATTCTTTTATCTAGATGCTGCAAATGA